The sequence ATTCCAGGAACCTTCCTTGGCGAGGGCCGTCATGCTAATGGTCCCCCAAGTGTCATCGGGGCCTTTGAACAAGTTGCCGAAAGCATCCCACGGAAGCACCTGCAGGCGGTTACCAAAACGCATCGCATGCTGTGCAAAGATGCTTGCCACTGCCGATGCCTGCGGGTAATCCATGAGCAGGCTAAAGCCCTGCACGCACGTACTGAATTCCGAAAGGAACACGCCGCGTTCGCCTTCAAGGTGACGTTTCATCCACACATTGAGCGTATCCATATTCGGGCCCACATCGAGCATGGCCTTGAGCATTTCGGCAGGCTTCGGCTCGTTGGGCGTCCAGTAGGGGTAATTGTGCAAGTCCACTACATCGAGGTAACGCTTGCCGTCTTTCTTTTCGGCCTCGCCCACAATGCGCAAGAATTCTTCCATCCAGTACTTGCCATCGAGCAAGCCGGCGCCCTTCTGCAGCATTTTGTGCGTACTGAAGAGCGGGCCATGCAGAACGATTGTAGAATCCACCGCCTTCATGGCGCGAGCGTATTCCAGGAATCGTGCAGCGTAATGCCTTGCCGAAATCGGGCCGGATTCTTCCCATTCACCGTCGAGTTCGTTGCCGATTTGCCACTGCTTAATGTTGTAGCCCTTTACTTTATTTGCATAACGCACCCAGGCTGCAGCTTCTTTCGAAGTTCCGGTACCCGCATTCACGCAAATGACCGCACGGGCATTCGGGAGCGTCTTGATGTACTCCATGAATTCTTCAAAATCCCACTTGATGTCGGTCCAGTCGGTACGGGCCTTGTCGCCATTGCGGGTAGACATTGCGTAGAACTTGTAGTTGTTACCGCCAAGCAAGTCGGTTTCGCCGCTATAAAGTTTCATTTCGCGAATCTGCACGCCCTTGCTAGGCAAATCAGCTGTCTTGAATCGAATGGCCACATAGCGCGTGCGGAACTTAGACTTGTACTTGGTGGTCGCGCCATTCACCTTGACCACTTTTTCAAGCTTCAGTTTGTTTTCAAGCGCCTGGTGCACGCCCGGATATTCGGCATAGTCTTCGGTCCAGTAGGCAATTTCAAAAGCCTTCGGGCGAAGCGTTCCCCAGCTAATTTCCAACGAATCGACATCGACCTTTTCCGGAAATTCCACCACGACCCAAGGCGGGTCCACCGGGTCCAAAATTTCGCCCCACCACATGGTTTCCATATTGCCGTCGGCCAAGTGACTGCGACGCACAAAGCCGTAGTTGTCCTTGGTGGTGCCGCGATAAATCGTTTCGCCCAAGAAACCGCGCGCCCACTTGGTTTCATCGGCGGTCCAGAGGCCCGTGCTATCGTAGCTACCGATACCGTTCCAGTGGTAATCATTCGAAAGAGATCCATTCGGGAATCTAAACAGCGTGTAACCGCCATCGATCAACGCAGAGGTCATGTCGTAATAGCGGCTCGGCGGGTTCCAAATCGCGAGGTCCGCAGACATCATGTTTTCTTTATTGATGACGACACCCGGATGCAAGTCATCGACCTTGATGACATTCTGGGCGGCAAAAGCGGCGGAACCAAGAGAAAGCCCCGCTAAAGCGGCAAAAACAAAACGATTGGCAAAACGATTTTTCATAGGAACCTCTCGGGGTAAATATAATTCAGAATTCAGAGTTCGGAATTCCGAATGATTTAAAAATAAAGAATGAATAACGAAAAAAGGCGGAACAAAATCCGCCTAACAATTACAACTAATTCAAAACTAGCAACCTTTCACTTGATTCTGTGGCCGTTCAGGTTGAAGCGCTTGCCATTCTTTTCGACATAGAGCATCTGGTCTGCAAAACGGAGCTGCGGGCCCTGTTTCGCGTGAGCCTTGCGAGCGACAGCGGGTTTGATAGAAGTAATTCCAGACGTCGCGAAAGAAGGAGCGTAACCGGCATTGATCGCTTCGATAGCGCCAGCGAGGTATGCAAAAGGAGCATTCCAGTTAATCGCCACCTCGTTTGTCGCATAACTGCAGCGGTTGTCCGTATAGGATGTCGCCGGCTTGCCTGTCCTGTAGTCCTTGCATTCCCAGGTCTGGGAGCCAATGTCTTCGCCACCGGGCTGCGGGCCGCCAACAATCATGCCAGGAACCGGGTCCTTCACGCCATCAGCCGTACTCGGGCGGTGGTGAGGCATCATCGGGGATTTCGTGCCATAACCCGTCAGGAAGGACATGTCGAGCGGGTTCTTGCCGAGCAGGTAGTCGAGCACCTTGGTCGCCGCGACATAGTACTTCTTGTCGCCAGTCAGATAATAGGCGTGCAGGAGCCACACGCCCTGGTTACCGGCCACGGAGTTGGAACCCCAGTAGAAGTCGTTATCGCCCATCACGACACCAAAACCTGTCGTAGAGCGCGCTTCAAAATCATCGGCCACGCTCAGCAACGTATCTTTCGCCACTTGAGCCACATTACCAAATTCAGTGGCATGAGTCGCCTTGCCGTAGGTAGCAAGGCCCGAAACGTCGGCCCAGCCCGGCAGGTTGTGAGATGCCCCGGAAGTCTTGTAAGAGGCATCGCCCGTAGTCACGAAAAGTTCCGTACCGGCAAAGTCCTTCTCGTCGCCAAGCGAGCCGTCGGCATAGGAACCCGTAGCCACATCGGACGGATTATTGAACGCCTTGTTCGGGTTCTGGGCGCCCCAAGCGTAGGCCTTCTTGGCTGCTTCGAGGCACTTGCTAGCATAAGAAGCATCGAACGGCTTATAAACGCGTGCCGCCACAGCCATCACCGCCGCAAAGTCAAAGGTCGCTGCCGTCCCCTTACCGATAACATAAAGGGGATCGGAATCCTGAGCAGGCATCACGTCACCCGGGAATCCAAGTGTAGTCAACTTGTGGTAAACGCCACCATCGGAAGCCTGCATGGTAAGCATCCAGTCAAGATTCCACTTGATTTCGGCAAGCAGGTCCGGCAGGTTGCCTTCGGCAGGGATATTCCACTTGAGCGTCTTGAAATAATCGGGGAAATGTTCGTAAAGAGAAAGGAGCGTATAGGTGGTGATACCCGAGTTCACAATGTAGCGGCCATAGTCGCCGGCATCGTACCAACCCTTGCTAGAATTGATCGTTCCCGAGGCACCTGTAGAGCTATGGAGCCGGGCAGTCGGGTTCGTATGTCCTGCGGCACGTTTCCACTGCCCCGCGTAGGTTTCATCAAGAGCCATGGAGGCTCGCTGATAGTAATACCATTTCAAGGAGGCCTTGAGCACGTCCTCGTATGTTTTATCGGCAACCTTCAAATCGGAGCGGACTACTTGTCCACCCACCTTGATAGAGTATGTTCCGGGAGTTTTCAATTCCGAGAAATCCACCAGCTGCACATTCTGCCCGCTCGGTGCCCAAGTCGAGGATTCGCCTGGAGTCACGGTCAAGACAGTAGAACCAGAAGCATTGACAATTTCAACATTACCGGACCCATCGACCAAGGCAAACTCCTTGGAATCGCCAGAACGGTAACCGACCTGATTGATATAAGCAGTCGCGGAGAACGCTGCCGTCGAAAGCGAAAGCAGCGCAATGGTCATGGGAACATACTGTTTTAGGCCAAAATTCAACATCTCGGGTACTCCTTTTTAGTCCATCCATAAATGTACCCTATAAAACAGCAAAAACGTCCACTTTTGAGACCAAAAGTGGACACAAGTGTACCCATTGTTCTATTTCTTTGCGAATTTAAGGCTTTTTTGCATTCCTGACGGGAATGTTACAACTATGGCATACGTCCCGGAAGGCAGCCAGGACAGGTCTAAGGAGCCCCGGAAATTGCCCCGCCAGGTA comes from Fibrobacter sp. UWH4 and encodes:
- a CDS encoding discoidin domain-containing protein yields the protein MKNRFANRFVFAALAGLSLGSAAFAAQNVIKVDDLHPGVVINKENMMSADLAIWNPPSRYYDMTSALIDGGYTLFRFPNGSLSNDYHWNGIGSYDSTGLWTADETKWARGFLGETIYRGTTKDNYGFVRRSHLADGNMETMWWGEILDPVDPPWVVVEFPEKVDVDSLEISWGTLRPKAFEIAYWTEDYAEYPGVHQALENKLKLEKVVKVNGATTKYKSKFRTRYVAIRFKTADLPSKGVQIREMKLYSGETDLLGGNNYKFYAMSTRNGDKARTDWTDIKWDFEEFMEYIKTLPNARAVICVNAGTGTSKEAAAWVRYANKVKGYNIKQWQIGNELDGEWEESGPISARHYAARFLEYARAMKAVDSTIVLHGPLFSTHKMLQKGAGLLDGKYWMEEFLRIVGEAEKKDGKRYLDVVDLHNYPYWTPNEPKPAEMLKAMLDVGPNMDTLNVWMKRHLEGERGVFLSEFSTCVQGFSLLMDYPQASAVASIFAQHAMRFGNRLQVLPWDAFGNLFKGPDDTWGTISMTALAKEGSWNYWKSLEPTAEYYGIYMTYMDFLENGYAVLPVKSTSADIEAYAIGKGDSARVMIVNLSETPQVVQVDRASVSAAGGATEVGKGDLVRTQVEIFGEDQFKWVGTTQKAYPYPKMGPSGRRINPSKSKDITVPPFGLAVVQINPQVTSGEAAAEPKVLAAALEKKVLLAGDTLDLFGTVVQENGQLIGSVLSIPELGISKVITPDDGKWNASIESFHVKVPFPANVKLGSATAVLKISGLGKKSTVFKIPFRIRGAYRTTSVMQNYDNGLDAVDWFPVANGDNATTIGAKVFNGAPPHGGFIRHDFMIEQPPAQGWPNFAGAYYVIPEEVHNSVGIVFDYATNHSNPDGYFEVQIASEQVKDYDEFMIRLKNTRGSWMRDTLIWENMKQEGWGKTIPQLDPKQIKNFSWRARYSGTGYISLDNIYLLQEDGTEVPMPRGLRRLR
- a CDS encoding glycoside hydrolase family 9 protein, encoding MLNFGLKQYVPMTIALLSLSTAAFSATAYINQVGYRSGDSKEFALVDGSGNVEIVNASGSTVLTVTPGESSTWAPSGQNVQLVDFSELKTPGTYSIKVGGQVVRSDLKVADKTYEDVLKASLKWYYYQRASMALDETYAGQWKRAAGHTNPTARLHSSTGASGTINSSKGWYDAGDYGRYIVNSGITTYTLLSLYEHFPDYFKTLKWNIPAEGNLPDLLAEIKWNLDWMLTMQASDGGVYHKLTTLGFPGDVMPAQDSDPLYVIGKGTAATFDFAAVMAVAARVYKPFDASYASKCLEAAKKAYAWGAQNPNKAFNNPSDVATGSYADGSLGDEKDFAGTELFVTTGDASYKTSGASHNLPGWADVSGLATYGKATHATEFGNVAQVAKDTLLSVADDFEARSTTGFGVVMGDNDFYWGSNSVAGNQGVWLLHAYYLTGDKKYYVAATKVLDYLLGKNPLDMSFLTGYGTKSPMMPHHRPSTADGVKDPVPGMIVGGPQPGGEDIGSQTWECKDYRTGKPATSYTDNRCSYATNEVAINWNAPFAYLAGAIEAINAGYAPSFATSGITSIKPAVARKAHAKQGPQLRFADQMLYVEKNGKRFNLNGHRIK